tgagAAATATCAACTTTAGCCAAAACCCATCATATGTCATATAACTATTAGAAATGCAAACAAAGCATCATTTTCTAACAATCTGATTTTTAAATTAGCAGCCAAAAAAGATGAGAAGTTATAAATAACTTATCAGCTGGGCTCAAAAATCTTTGCTGCACTTTGTCCATCGACTTCTGGGCAATTAAAAGTGAAAGCCCACCATTCCTaaaccaaaataatttttaacatcCCTTCCCCCTGCTTTTTCTCCCCTTTACTGGAAGtatctttatttcttttattattgaataattttggttatttttctgttttggtaACTTGTGCAGCAGGAGGACAAAACACTCCATTCTACCTTAAACCTGCATTAAcactgctattaaaaaaaaaccccaaaccctccaaaGCAGGATGCAGCAGATTTGGAATTAccttcctcatccacctccagcCATGGGTGGTGGACTGGGGCCTGCACCCCAGTGATTTATTCGGCCCATCCGACGGCGAGGATTTGCTGGAGGCCTGAAAAGAAAGGAGTTCTCCCTTCATTAAACTTTTCAACTAGAAATACAATAACTGCTTCTAAATGTCAGTAGTGAGAAAGTCTGAATCTCTAAAGTTGAGTTTCACCTGGAAAGCTGTAAGAAAACCCCAACCCCACTATCACAGAAATCCTCTCCTGTTTCATTACTGCTGTGTGATGTGAGAAGGCCACAGAGCACCGATGCTTTTACACAGTCCTACAAAACCCTTTGGCTGCAGTGTTCATGGAAATTACACCCCTGTAACAGTGTTCTGCTTCAGGTAATGTAATACAAGAAATGACTGCACTAATGCAAGTCAAATGCTGAGTACAAACATGTCTAAGAAAATAAGATTTTAACAAAGATATATCTTGTCTCCTAGGCAGgcttcagaaatattttcagaGATGTTAGTCTGTCTGTACTGCTATTACAGCTGTCCAAAGCTGTGTATTGTTACCAATAATAGTGCAGATAACCATTTTAGCCTTCCTGCACAACCCAATTCAAACCCAAATCACAACTGTAATCTACTCAGATTCATGTCACTTCACCAAGAGAGGGGAAAATGTGTGAATATGAAAAAAATACCCTCTTCCATCATGGTATCCTGAATAGGAGGAAGATGTGTAGCCTCTTCTTCTTAAATCTGGTTGAATAATGCTCTGGAaactgaaaaattaaaacaagGGTTAGGTGAATTGATAGCCAGGTACAGTTTTTGAATATTGTGATTGGAAAGAAATGGCCTGAAAAACAGCAAGTAGTGTTCAGGAATGAACAGTGTATCTTCTCACGATCACTGTTGTTTAAATCTTGGCAATTTGTCTCCTACATACAAAACTAAAATCTGAAATAGTTCCAAATTACAATGAAGCTTTAATTATAAAATCTAAATTAcattatatgtttaaaattataaataataataaattatgtaTTAAAATTATAAAATCTAGTTTCCTTGGTAATATACAAGAAATGCATAAAGTATAAATTTATAACTGAAATCACTAAGAACTGTTGAAAACATCACATGAACTTTCTGTTTGTTAACTGGCTTTGATCCAAATTTGTGTTTACTGTGTGATTACTTTTACATAGTCAGAATCTATTGTCACCAGTAGAAATTCTCCAAACAGCTTAATTATTTGATCAGCTAGTAGatgcttttaaacaaaaatgtatattttctttttgcagtgtCAACATAGATGAAATGTAAGAAAACTCATTTGAACTGCCAATAAGTTATAGTCACTTTTCATGCACTTTTTGTTAAGTATACTGTGCTTAACAGGCACAACCACATAGTTGTAGTAAAGCATTTATACATATGGAATGCTAAAGAgtaaatataatatttttattgtTGTGTACTGATAGCACTGTGTAACTTCCACCTACGTCAAATCTAAAATGAAGCTCAGCAAAAGAATTAACTTCTACTTACAACAGAACCACAAAATCTGCTATTGACCAGAAGAAATCTGTTATAGATGACAACCTCCAGGGAGCCCGACTCTGGTTATCCAAAACTTGTCCTGTAACACATCCAGATACAAGAAATGACGTTCAGTGTGTGACACTGAACAGTGCATTACACAAAACCAGATCTGCTAAGTCCAGagtttgcagctgggacggtgaaACTGCTCTTCATGGCAGGGAGTTTCATTTTCCGCAGGTTACTGCCCAAGTACGTCAGCTAAAAGGGTCAGCACCGCCACAGGGGCTCTCCGTCCAGAAAACCCCCAGACAGCACCAGGCAGAGTCTGATTCCCCGTAAGCGGTTCAAGCGCTGCCGTGCGACGCTCCCGGTGTCTGCAGCACGCACTTGAACTCGTCAAAGTCCCCAAATCCGCTTTGGAAGCAGACCAGGCTCGGCCACAGGCCGCAGGGCAGCGCGGGGTGACGCGACACCGGCAGCTGCCAGACCCTGCCCGGCTGTCCCGGCAGCGGCGGCGCTGGGGGCGGCGCTCCGCGCAGCGCAGCCCCGGTGCCCCCGGTCggtgcccagccccggcccggccccccgcCGCTGCGGACACACACCGCGGTGCCCCGGGCCCCGGCCCCTCACCGTTCGAGATGTACACCAtggctgcccgccggcccggcccggccccgcccctgcGCCTGCGCGGCCGCCGCGCGCATGGGCAGCGAGCGGTGACGGCGGCACCCGTGGGGGAGTAGCCGGGGTGCTTTGGAGGCGCTGGGCTCCGCGTCCCTTCGCCTCAGGGCAAGGGCATGAGATTAACGGGGTCCCGCTCAGGACCGCCTGTTATCGAGGGGTCCCTgtctggaatggtctgcctggggaggtggtggagtcaccatccctggatgtgttaaaAAAAAGAGACTGGATgtgtggcactcggtgccatggtttagttgaggtgtcagggaacaggttggactcgattgtcttgaaggtctcttccaactttgTGATTCTGTCAGCAGCCCTGTTACTAACGAGTTTTCCCTCGGCATCCTGGATAACGAGGGGTCCCCCTGAGCAGCCGCTGTTATTAACCAGGCTCCTCCCAGTGCCCCTGGTAACGAGGGATCCCCTCACAGTCCCGGTACCGGGACCCCTCAACAGCCGCTTTTATTAACGAGGGGTTCCCTCACATCCCCGGTACCGGGACCCTCAGCAGCCGCTGTTATTAACGAGAgatcccctcacagccccagtaCCGGGACCCCTCGCCAGCCGCGGCGGGGCCGACCTGAGGCGGGCGGTGCTCAGGGAACGGCTCCTCCCTCCGAGGGGGCGGGTCtggttaaattatttattaattaatagtattattatataaataaatattattattatttattaaataaaataaataataatttatcaTTCCAGTGCTGTTGGAGCTTCTCTGTCGCGTTTAGGATAGTAACGGGAGTTGGATTAGTCTGTCACGGTTTCATAAAAACGAAGTGTTCTCAGTTGCCTTCTGCGGTAATGATAGAATTACAACCAAGTGCAGAAATAATTTAACATTTCTCTCCAAAGGGAACTTTTGTGCCCTGTATTTAATGACAAGTATGTGGCTACGTACATTATGTTCATGGGAATGTTCAACCCTAACTCGGgaatttgttttaatttattttatttttataaaaaccTTGCCCTGCAAATATTGGCTAGCATTCCTTTTCTAGAAGAATACACACTTGTAAAGTTGGGGGTAACTATACAGCTTTATGGGCAAATTTAATATAATACCTTCTGTCTCTGAGTTTTTAAGCTGAACTAATAAAGAAGGAATGTTTAATTCTGATGTGAAacagcaatttaaaaaaattatgtaaaaacacTTTAATACTTCCTTTGCAAGAGCTATATTTTCCTAATGATGATGAGGTAAAGTCCTTTGCTAAGAGGGGAATAACAGAAGAgttttttctgaaggtggaattGTAATACAGTGTTTCTGACAGTGCAGCTGTCCCACAGTAAAAAAATTGTTTGCACCTGACAGGTATTTATAAATGTTCGATGTTTATGAATAAACTCTTGCAAACAACTGAAATCAATTAGCAAAGAAGAGTGTCTGTAACATGTATGagcacagtttgtggtaattgggagtggggctgagcCTCATCAACCCCAATGAGCTACAGCTGTGAGAAACAGGTGAGCAGCATTAAAGGTAACGAGACTTGGTGTGCACtgcccaaccaccaaagggagcagagggcacacaggtgcaatgcatcaactggaggggataaaaggttgggctaacAAAGGACAGACTCCTGCAGCCTCCTGAGGTGGTGGGATGTTCCTCTGTACGGGCAGACTcctgaagccttctgaagagGTATGGTGTTACTGTGTATGGGCTGAAACTTTCTGAAATTGTATGGGGATACTCTGTGTATGGTGGCTCTCTTGACTGTGAGATATGCTGTGACACTTGCTAGGACAGTAATGAGGTGTCTAAAATAAGCATTTGTCATCGTTGTAAGAGCTGGCTAATCTGCAATGTGATAAAAGATGCAATACAAAACGTTTGGAAAATAGTGCTGCAGAGTGCAACAAACCAGGCATAAACACAGGCAGTGTGTTAAAATAACCCAGGGACACCACCTCTGTACCTTTTGCTTTCCCAATGACTGAAAATCCCCAAACATCAAAGGTGGTTAGTGAGTTCTTAATGTGCTctattctttttttgttgttgttgtttgtttagctttttgttatttgtttttttggttttttctcttgGGGTAGaggactttttaaaataaaataaaatgtgagcTAGTCTTGGGGTTTTTAATAACAGTGATAAGTAATAGTTCAGTGCCCTAAGGTTATATAAATAAAAGACAATCTTCCTCTGTGACATGTACTTCTGGTGAATGAAACTaaacaactttttaaaaattgtattATCAACCTGTCTTGGCCTGTCCTTGGATGGGCAGAGAGGAGGAatgggaggagctctccctgtGCAGCTCAGTTTGTGCTAAGCACAGTTTGTAGTGTTGTTGGCAGCTCGGCAGCTGTGCCATGAGCTGTGGTGGAGCTCACTCCTGGGACTGCCATGGCCCTGTGTCCCACTCAGCCCcgcctttggggctggcaggttcAGAGGATCAAAGGGCTGTGCACCTGTGCTTAAAGAGCAGTGGCATTTGGAGAGCCAGCAGCAGAAATGCAAACCAGCTGGGTATCCTTGTGAGGGTGGGTGCTGTGAGCAGAGGTGTGTAAGAGTTAAAAGTTAGCAGCAGTGCTCTTTGGAAGCTGGGGAGCTGTGCTTATTTGATAATAGGCCAAGGAAATATTTGTGAAATGCCATGAAAGAGTAGTATGGGCTGTACATTAGGACAAGAAATTGAAAAAGTCCAGtgttttttacatttattttttttaatgccttcTGAACTATCAATGGGTTACTTTCTGTTTTTTAAATTGTTTGAGCTTTTTGCACTTGGTTCCAGGTGCATTTGTATATTTTTCATTCCTTGTGAACTGTGTTTCATACCTATACCTAAGTACCCATGTCTGAGCTACATATTACTGTCTTTTAGCAATGTGTTCTATTTTTTCATGGAAAGTAACAAAACCACAGGTCAGCTATTTTGATAGCATTTTCAATATTGAGGGATGATCTTTTAGTTGTGGTGCAAGAAAACCTGAAAATGGTGTGTACAGAGTGGTGATACAGCATGAGCAGAAACTTGACCCTGCCCTGAAGAGGATTTGCAATGTACTGATCACATATAATAGCAGAAATAGGAAAGCCACTTTTTTTGTCCTGCTGACCTATAGTTATTTCACATAGTGATTATCTTGTTGCACCAGCATACAATTAAAATAGAAGCATTCAAAACTTAACTTGGACTTGAATTATTCATAACAGACCTGATTATGTAGTATTTGTTTTATGCACACAAAATTAATACGGTATGTCTTAGAATGAGAAGGTCTTCTGAATTCCACATTATGAATGTGGAATGTTTATTGCAACATAAACATAACACTCAGTGGATATTTCACAGGATTCTATTTATTAACTGCTTTTATGagaaaaatttaaataatttcctGTTTGTGGAAGAGCTGAGATTCACTTCTTGGGACTAGCTTGTGTTGATTTAATGACAAAATTTTAAGTAGAATTTACCTATTGAGGTAGCTTCAACCCTTGAATAATTGattgaaaacctttttttttttttttttttaactttggcAGATAGAGATCTCTTTAACTGAGAGCCAGATAGAGATCTCTTTAACTGAGAGCCCACAACACATGAAAATATCCTGTACAGATTTCAACTGGAAGGTACATTTTGCAAAATCAGCATCTCTGATCCTGGCATAAAATCAGGTCAAGTGCATAAGCACATAATGTTGTGGACAATTTTTTCCCCTGGCTGGTCAGAGACTAGATGTTCTACTAAAGGAATTTGTCTGCAAATTGTTTGTTTATACAATTTCTTGAGATCTGAATAGCAAATATGAAGAAGCTTTTGTGAGAAACGGTGGCTTGCTTTTCAtaatttagaaaggtttattaaaccttatcaaaaatacagcagaagactgaatagagaaaaaggCTACTGTGCTGGGAGCAAAGGGTTTTCCCTACCATGTGCTCACCTACACAGtggaggttttgccttttaaccctttaacccctcccaaagttctgtccatcatcCCCTTCTTCTCTGTCCAGTGTAGAGATCTTTTCCTTAAATCCTCATTGGATGTCAGATGGCACCATAGTGCCAAGCTGGCCCTCCCAGATGTCCTGACCCTGGCTGTCTCTTGATAACCACAtgagggggtaaaacataactataaatctataaaacttttcttaacctatagaaatatttgttaatttGTTAATTGTGTGAGTcaatcatcgcattactcatctatcacattTTAGTTCAAAATTATTACACTTAAGAGTGTTATATTACACTTAAGAGTTTGAAAGCATGTCTTTGCTGGAGGAATGCCAAAGGACTGCCTTCTGCTTTTTATATTTCTTTAGATAACATCATATCCTTATATACAGAAAGCCATAACTGTGTGTATTACATATTCTTCTTAAAAACCAAGACTTACCCTGCCCTAGAATGAAATTGGTGGTCACCAATTAAAAGTTGTATGAGAGCCTAGAAAGAGACTTCATTGCTCTAGGCAGAGTGAGCATTTAATGTGAGAGTGCTGCATTTAATGTTGGGGCAGGGAAAGAGCAGGTTACTCGCTGCTGGAAGTACTGAGTGAGGAAATGCCCGGGATTCGGGCATGGGATGCCTGCAGTGTCCATCGGGTGGCAGCGCGGCTGTGATGGAACGGGACCTGCCTTGTTCAACTGCGCTGCGAATGCTCTGCGCCTTCGGCACAGCACAGCTGGATCCTCCTTTAGAGAGAAGTCCTTGCTCCGCTGCCACCTGACACTTTGTCATGCATTAAAGGCAAATTCTTCCCGCGTCGAGGACTGGTGTCAGCTACACAGATTTAGAATTTGTTAGAAGTTTCATATAGGCAGCGTTTTGGGTAAAGTGGGAGACGTGCTTGTATGTTTACACATCATTATTTTATTGATGGgaatgattggggttttttttttttttttgtttgtggttttgttggccttttttcttttttcctccagctCCACATACTTCCCCCAATTAGTGGGATAGCAAACTTCCTTTTTTTGTTGGTGGAACAATTGGCTTTTtgtataaatgaaaaaaaaggtGAACATAAATGAATGTAATAGTGACCTTTTGAAACATAGCAGATAGGAAAAATAATGATCATGACATGGGTCAACTGCAAATAAAAATCAAGTCCTCAAACCTTTGTGGTAAGTTAATGGCAAAGCCTGAAATAGAATTGCCCTGCTTACTCTCCTACTTATGTCATTTCTTGAGGATGTACTTGAATCTGTCAGGTAGAGGAAGCAAAAGCAGTCTCAGACTCTGTCGGTGTTTTGGTTTAAGGCAAATATCCTTTGCCTAGTTATGCTCTCTGCTAATACAGGAAAATTTGATTTTTCATGTACCTGATGAGTCTGGATTGtgaatgtgtgcacacacagtgCCTACTTTGGCGTGCTTTTCGTCTTTTCTtaattctttgaaaatatttggcTTTCTAAGGAAAACTAAGATTTAATACAATGAAATTTGAAGAATAAGTGTTCGCGTTACAGATTATCCTTTTCCACCTCTGTTCCTTTATTTTAAAATCCTCTTTGTAAAGGTAGCTTGTAAGCACACCTACAGATTTTGTGTAGTTGTTGCCACCTCCTAGATTTTACTTTTTGGTACTAGCAATGGTGTCATTATGCTGTTGTGGTGTCTTTAGAAATGAACAGGAATGATTAAccagggaaatggatttgtaaagaCAGATGTGAATGTTGCCTTTTCTGCCAGACTGTTTAGCCCACAGACCAGGGCAGTGCATCAGCTGCAGGTGACCATGTAGTTCAGCTGATGTCACAGTCTTCTACTGTGATTTTGGTCTTATCTGCACACAAAAATTTGCTTGTACTGATTTGTTTAGCATGATAGTACTAGAAAATCAGGGAGAGATGCTCTAAAGACTGAAAAGATAAACATTTGAAGGGGAAAATGGCATCTCAAAATGCTCAAGAGCGGTTTAAATGCCAGACATAATATCTAAGTAAACCCGGTGTCCTTCTAAAGGTTTTACATTGAATGTGTTCTCTGGAGCCTGCTAGGGCATATAGTGTGTTTCTGTTATCTGTAAAAGCTGTCTTAATTGTTTGGCATACATTAGACTGTCTGTTTTTGGTGATAGCTTGGTTGTGAGTACActcaaaagaggggaaaaaagctttAGCTCACtgatgctgtggagctgctcGCAGATAGCTGGATATTCTTATCAGCCACCTGGTGGGAGAGGTATGGGCTGTTTGACCGAGGAAAATCCTGCATGAAAAGTGGAAAAGAAGCTGGGAAGACTTGCTTTCCAGCAAGGTGCTACTGTTTGTCATTTATCTTTATTTTTGTGTCTGAGGCAACTACAGCACAAAATAGATACTGGAGTCCTCTGGCCTCACTGATGTGATATCCCTGAAAATATGTGCAGCTGGGACATCCCTGTGCTGTTTCCTGCTGGATGTGCAGGGGTTGCATTTACACTGATGACTGAGTGAGTAGAAGTGTTTCTTCTTGATTCATATTTGCTTTGCTGTGTGTTTGGAGATTTGTGTCTGCATTTGGAGCCTTTTAATGGGCACTTGAATGTGCCACTGCCGTGCCAGGAGTGGATTCCCCTGATGAAGCAAGGCTGAGATTGCACAGCAGCTGGAGCTCtcctgcagcgtgggcacagagtgATCAGCTCTGCTCATGTGCTGTGCACACTGAGGACTGGCAGCTGGCAAAGATGCTGTGTGGATAAGCAGTTCTGGAATCAACAGATTTCAGCAAATGAAAccctgtttttttctttctgtgcagCAGTCATGGCCAGCAATTTCCTAATGGCCAGCAGTTTCCTTGTCAGTGGAAATGGTATAAAACCGTACATGACAAGATTAACATAAATTTTGAGAATTTCGCTTACTGCATTTGAAAGGGTGATGCAAATAAGGTGGCAAATTGAACAAGGCTCTAGCTGTGGCTAGAGGCATCTCTGATACTTGATATATCCTTTTAGCTGTTAAACTTTCTTCAACTGCTACACACTTAACAGCCAAGGTAGAAATAGCACCTGGGGTACTTGGCAGAAGTAGGTGGATGAAGCCAATTCCATAATCTATTTGGTGAGTGAAATGTTGAAGTGATAACTGGAACATTGTTCTAAAGAGCTTGCATGGTTCTGTTGTTGTATTACTATCAATTTTTTGTCTTCTAAAAGTTTCTTACTTCAATGGAATGTATTTGTGCAATCAAAACACCTTTGAATGGGTGCAAGCAGTGCAggtattttaaaagcatttttgaaGTGattattgaggttggaaaagttcATGCAGGACTATATCCCATGTGAGGGACCCCAGGTTGGAGGAGGGGAAAGACTCTTTGACTAGTGAATGAAGCAGTCTGTGATGAACCGACCAGCAGCCCCATTCCCggtctccctgtgctgctggggagaGGAGACAGAGCTTGGGAAGGAGAGAGGAGTAGTAGGAAGGTagttttaagatttattttacttctctttatcctactctgattttgcaagtaataaattcagttaatatCCCAAATTCAAGtgtgttttgcctgtgatggtatTTAGTGAGTAATCTCTCTCCTGGACCTTAACCCATGAacctttcattatattttctcttccctgtcctGTTGTGTAGGGGAGTGATAAAGTGGCTTTGGTGCCTGGTGTCCAACCCACCACAAAGAGTTAATTGCAGAAGTGTTATCTAATATCTGGTTGTGGAGCACACGCCTCCTCCCAGGTTTAGCTTTTGTGCAAAAATCACATTTGCTTCTGTCATTATCACGTGATAGAGGATCCTACAGATTCTGATTTTAAGATAAAGTGACACTCTTTACTATCCTATTTACTGCATTTTCCATCTTTTTCTCATTTAATGCAATCCACTGCATTATACCTCACAATCTAGAAGATAATGTACATGGGCTCTGTGCTATTGGAGGCAGAACTAACCCCCAGTAAGAAATTGCATATAAACTTGAACATTTTTTGTTCGTTTTCATCAGATGACAGATTTTAGATGAAAAAACCACAGTTTCAGTTCTTTACAGTCATATTGTCATGACTTTAAATAGTCTTCCTTTTATGCCTGATTTAAATGGGTTTCAAATTCAGAAGGATTTCCAGTAGCttctttatatttaaatttaattgCAATTGAATTATCATGTGTTTTGTGCTTAAGGAAGCAGAAAAGCCTACCTGTAAAGAATTCTGAAGTGCTAATTTTATTCATCAATAACTGTGGTAAAAATTAAAATTCTCCAGCAATCCAGTCAGTGTGAAGCTGAGCTTCAGTGGTACAGAAAAAGAATGCAAGCCAGACTAACTAATGACATGATAAAATTTCTTGTTGAGTTCTCCCATAAAGTAATATGTTGAATTCTAATTACTGCATTTAAAAAAAGGTCTTATAGTAGTATTGAAGAAGATGGTAAAAGTTGATTTCTTTTAGAAACAAAGGCAGAGATAGACTGGTGGtatctgaaaaaataaaaaatgagagtTGAAATATGTAAACATGTCAATGGATTAAGCAGCGGAAAATTTTTAGTTTTCTTTGGTAACAGAAATATTTGATAACAGTGGAAATTTAGTGGGTGGTAAATGATATCTTTATGGTCTTGTGACAGAAAAGCACTTCCATGTGGAAGGAGTTTGTTCTTGCCACAAAAACACCCCAACAGAACCTGCAGAGTCAGACTGTTTTTCTTGAGACTTGAAATCAAGCATTTTAGATCTTATGCTTTCATAGTAGGATGCTTACATTCTAGACTGCTGTCAAAACTAAATTTCTTTTTGGAAGAAGTAGAGGTGAATTTAAGGAAAGATATTTTTTCCTTAGGCATTGGATTCCTTCAGTCTTCTTGCTGTTGGACAAAAGAAAGTAATCTGTGACAATCAAAAGGAGTTGCAAGCTTTTGACTAAGGAAAAGTGTTTAAATTTGTGCTTTAAAACCAGTCAGGTGTATAAGCAATCACCTCTGAGTCTCCAAGCAGTAGGAGTTAAGCTGAGATGTTTGACTAAGGAGCTTATTCTCAGATTTATCTCAACTGGGATCTCCTGAGCTTTACTTTGAAGTGTTTGACAGCAGGTACTGGAGAGAGCTACAGCAAAGCATTTGATGCCTGGAACTCCTTTCAGAGACTTTCCAGTCATCCTTGCTGCCTCCTGCTGTGGATCTGCAGCCTTTTTATGGGCATTAGAAGCAGCCATTGGGCTGCAGGATTGGCTTCTCTCCCTCTGTTTGTGTTCCAGCTGCATGTGTCCCGTCATTAACAGAGGTTTTCAGTCTGTCTTGGCAGTGTTTGTCTAACTCATTTCAAAGGCAAGACAATCCTGTCCTGCACTGTCCCACTGTGTGACATGGTCTTGCAGAGAACCAGTGAGCACC
This region of Melospiza melodia melodia isolate bMelMel2 chromosome 10, bMelMel2.pri, whole genome shotgun sequence genomic DNA includes:
- the SELENOK gene encoding selenoprotein K, coding for MVYISNGQVLDNQSRAPWRLSSITDFFWSIADFVVLFFQSIIQPDLRRRGYTSSSYSGYHDGRGPPANPRRRMGRINHWGAGPSPPPMAGGG